One region of Purpureocillium takamizusanense chromosome 4, complete sequence genomic DNA includes:
- the SEC26 gene encoding coatomer subunit beta (EggNog:ENOG503NU7Q~BUSCO:EOG09260GKG~COG:U) gives MSGFLENAYSLVHQDNAADVPSVSDLRMQLEKGTDETKVETMKRILTVMLNGDPMPTLLMHIIRFVMPSKYKPLKKLLYFYYEICPKLDSSGKLKQEMILVCNGIRNDLQHPNEYIRGNTLRFLCKLREPELIEPLLSSARSCLEHRHAYVRKNAVFAISSIHLHSPSLIPDAAELIATFLEGETDATCKRNAFAALASINHDAALLYLSSVFDGIPNAEELLQLVELEFIRKDAVQNSQNKARYLRLIFDLLEAGASTVVYEAASSLTALTNNPVAVKAAAAKFIELSIKEADNNVKLIVLDRVDQLRKKNEGILDDLTMEILRVLSSTDIDVRKKALGLALDMVSSKNVEEVVLLLKKELAKTVDQEYEKNAEYRSLLIHSIHQCAIKFSEVAASVVELLMDFITDFNNASAVDVINFVKEVVEKFPALRKTIVERLVATLSEVRAGKVYRGIMWIIGEYSLEEKDIRDAWKRIRASLGEIPILASEQRLLEEQDSEDKPEEQVNGHSKPSQPSGSRKVLADGTYATETALTSQSSAAAKLEAVKAAQKPPLRQLILDGDYYLATVLSATLVKLVMRHSEISADKARTNALRAEAMLIMISVLRVGQSQFVKAPIDEDSVDRIMSCVRSLAEFQEKKDLETVWLDDTRKAFRAMVQVEEKKRAAKEAYERAKTAVQVDDVVQIRQLSKKNATDGLDEMEVDLERATGGESTTEDLSSKLSRVVQLTGFSDPVYAEAYVKVHQFDIVLDVLLVNQTTETLQNLSVEFATLGDLKVVERPTTQNLGPHDFHNVQCTIKVSSTDTGVIFGNVVYDGAHSTDTNVVILNDLHVDIMDYIQPATCTETQFRTMWTEFEWENKVNINSKAKSLRDFLEQLKACTNMNCLTPEASLKGDCQFLSANLYARSVFGEDALANLSIEKEGEDGPITGFVRIRSRSQGLALSLGSLKGLNKIGSS, from the exons ATGTCTGGCTTCCTTGAGAATGCCTACAGCCTGGTCCACCAGGACAATGCGGCCGACgtgccgtccgtctcggaCCTGCGCATGCAGCTGGAGAAGGGCACCGACGAAACCAAGGTTGAGACCATGAAGCGCATATTGACCGTCATGCTGAACGGCGACCCAATGCCCACGCTGCTCATGCACATCATCCGATTCGTCATGCCCTCCAAGTACAAGCCACTCAAGAAGCTTTTGTACTTCTACTACGAGATATGTCCCAAGCTGGACTCGAGCGGCAAACTCAAGCAGGAAATGATTCTGGTTTG CAACGGCATCCGGAACGACCTCCAGCACCCCAACGAGTATATTCGAGGCAACACACTGCGCTTCCTTTGCAAGCTGCGCGAACCGGAACTGATCGAGCCGCTACTCTCGTCGGCTAGATCCTGCCTCGAGCATAGACATGCATACGTACGCAAGAACGCTGTATTCGCCATCTCCTCGATTCACCTGCACTCCCCGTCCCTCATCCCCGATGCGGCCGAGCTCATCGCGACTttcctcgagggcgagacggaTGCCACATGCAAACGAAATGCCTTCGCTGCATTGGCGAGCATCAATCATGACGCGGCTTTGCTGTATCTGAGCTCCGTATTTGACGGCATCCCgaacgccgaggagctcctccagctggTTGAGCTAGAGTTCATCCGTAAGGATGCCGTGCAGAACTCACAAAACAAGGCACGGTATTTGCGGTTGATCTTCGATTTGCTGGAGGCTGGTGCCTCGACTGTGGTGTACGAGGCGGCCTCTTCCTTGACGGCTCTGACCAACAACCCCGttgccgtcaaggccgctgccgccaaatTCATCGAGCTGAGTATCAAGGAGGCAGACAACAACGTCAAGCTCATCGTTCTGGACCGGGTGGACCAGTTACGCAAGAAGAACGAAGGCATCTTGGATGATTTAACCATGGAAATCCTGCGCGTCCTTTCCAGCACAGACATTGATGTGCGAAAGAAGGCCCTTGGGCTTGCGTTGGACATGGTGTCGAGCAAGAATGTTGAAGAGGTCGTCCTGCTCCTGAAGAAGGAGCTTGCGAAGACTGTCGATCAGGAGTATGAGAAGAATGCAGAGTACCGCTCTCTTCTCATTCACTCTATCCACCAATGCGCCATCAAGTTCTCAGAGGTTGCCGCCAGTGTCGTGGAACTCTTGATGGATTTCATCACAGACTTCAACAACGCCTCTGCTGTCGACGTAATCAATTTTGTCAAAGAGGTTGTCGAGAAATTCCCCGCTCTGCGCAAGACTATTGTCGAGCGACTCGTGGCGACTCTCAGTGAGGTACGCGCCGGCAAAGTCTACCGAGGAATTATGTGGATCATCGGCGAATATTCCCTTGAGGAGAAGGACATTCGGGACGCTTGGAAGAGGATACGTGCCAGTCTGGGCGAGATTCCGATTCTTGCCTCGGAACAGCGATTGCTCGAGGAGCAAGACAGTGAGGACAAGCCCGAGGAACAGGTCAATGGCCACTCAAAACCCTCGCAACCTAGCGGGTCGCGAAAGGTCTTGGCAGACGGCACATATGCTACTGAGACGGCACTTACCAGCCAGTCGTCCGCTGCTGCCAAGTTGGAagccgtcaaggccgcccaGAAGCCGCCACTGCGACAGCTGATTCTCGACGGAGACTACTACTTGGCTACTGTCCTCTCAGCTACACTGGTGAAGCTTGTCATGCGCCACTCGGAGATCTCGGCCGACAAGGCGCGAACTAATGCACTGAGAGCCGAGGCAATGCTCATCATGATTTCGGTTTTGCGTGTCGGCCAGTCTCAATTCGTCAAGGCGCCGATCGATGAGGACTCCGTGGATCGTATCATGTCTTGCGTGCGGTCTCTGGCCGAGTTTCAAGAGAAGAAGGATTTGGAAACGGTTTGGCTGGACGACACCAGAAAGGCATTCCGGGCCATGGTTcaggtcgaggagaagaagcgcgcggccaaggaggcaTACGAGAGAGCGAAGACTGCCGTGCAGGTTGACGACGTTGTTCAAATCAGGCAACTCTCCAAAAAGAACGCCAccgatggcctcgacgagatGGAGGTTGACCTGGAGAGAGCAACGGGAGGCGAGTCAACAACGGAGGACCTCAGCTCGAAACTCAGCCGCGTCGTGCAGCTGACCGGCTTCTCCGACCCCGTATATGCCGAGGCCTACGTTAAGGTGCACCAGTTTGATAttgtcctcgacgtcctGCTGGTGAATCAAACTACCGAGACCCTTCAAAACCTGTCGGTCGAGTTTGCAACGCTCGGCGACCTCAAGGTGGTGGAGCGGCCGACAACTCAGAACCTTGGGCCTCACGACTTCCATAACGTGCAATGCACCATCAAGGTTTCGTCGACCGACACCGGTGTCATCTTCGGAAACGTGGTGTATGACGGCGCCCACTCAACCGACACCAATGTTGTCATCCTGAACGACCTGCACGTAGATATCATGGACTATATCCAGCCGGCGACCTGCACAGAAACCCAGTTCCGCACCATGTGGACTGAGTTTGAATGGGAGAATAAGGTCAACATCAACTCGAAGGCGAAGTCGTTGCGTGATTTCTTGGAGCAGCTGAAGGCGTGTACCAACATGAACTGCCTGACCCCCGAAGCTAGCCTGAAGGGGGACTGCCAGTTCCTGAGCGCCAACCTGTACGCCCGCAGCGTCTTTG GTGAGGATGCGCTCGCCAACCTGAGCATCGAGAAGgagggcgaagacgggcCCATCACAGGCTTTGTCCGTATCCGAAGTCGATCGCAGGGCCTCGCGCTTAGCTTGGGCTCTCTCAAGGGACTTAACAAAATTGGTTCTTCGTGA
- a CDS encoding tRNA (guanine(10)-N(2))-methyltransferase (BUSCO:EOG09262GNE~EggNog:ENOG503NW55~COG:L), producing MEFIIKFAQTHETFRLAEIEALAITEGVDLTVIEYSDQSPLCLVSLPSVEAARKLIRRSILAQSIHEFWAKGDTLSTLHESVKLRTSHLWPQYKEPTFKFDVEYFQGARTAAQRLAIINSFDYLPFDGPIRMKDPEHTFTVFEIWPFDSVPLGIDKPDMVYFGRFVGASSRDVILKFDLKKRGYISTTSMDSELSLVTANIALASPGKLFYDPFVGTGSFPVACAYFGAIGWGSDIDGRSFRGMGGHKSLRGNFEQYGLQSCLGDVFAADLMNSPIQMGRRIWDGIVCDPPYGVREGLRVLGLRDPEKTPWLIEKGKRDGSLPDFVAPKKPYSFFAMLNDILVFASGTLVDNGRLSFWMPTANDEEQEIPVPTHPCLEVVAVCVQVFNKWSRRLITYRRIPDNEVIPLALEAYNAKSKAESIGTTADELNPFRRGYFRKFEASE from the exons ATGGAGTTCATCATAAAGTTCGCGCAGACACACGAGACGTTTCGGCTGGCTGAGATCGAGGCCCTCGCTATCACTGAGGGTGTCGACCTGACGGTCATCGAGTACAGTGACCAG TCACCACTATGCCTGGTTTCGCTTCCCTCGGTCGAGGCAGCGCGAAAACTCATCAGGCGGTCCATCCTTGCCCAGTCAATCCATGAGTTCTGGGCCAAAGGTGACACCCTTTCCACCCTCCATGAGTCTGTCAAGCTGCGGACATCCCATCTCTGGCCACAGTACAAGGAGCCCACCTTCAAATTCGACGTCGAGTACTTCCAGGGAgcgcgcaccgccgcccagcggTTGGCCATCATCAACTCCTTCGACTACCTGCCCTTTGACGGGCCCATACGCATGAAAGACCCGGAGCATACCTTCACCGTCTTTGAGATCTGGCCCTTCGACAGTGTTCCCCTGGGCATCGACAAGCCGGACATGGTATACTTTGGCCGCTTCGTGGGTGCCTCGTCACGCGACGTCATCCTCAAATTTGACCTGAAAAAACGTGGGTACATATCTACCACCAGCATGGACTCCGAGCTATCACTAGTCACCGCGAACATCGCATTGGCCTCGCCAGGAAAGCTCTTCTATGATCCCTTCGTCGGTACAGGCTCATTTCCTGTCGCATGCGCGTACTTTGGCGCCATAGGATGGGGCAGCGACATTGACGGACGCAGCTtccgcggcatgggcggTCACAAAAGCTTGCGCGGAAATTTCGAGCAGTACGGCCTCCAGTCATGCCTGGGCGATGTCTTTGCCGCAGATCTGATGAACTCGCCCATTCAGATGGGCCGGAGGATCTGGGATGGAATTGTGTGCGACCCTCCCTACGGGGTGCGAGAAGGCCTGAGGGTCCTCGGCCTTAGAGACCCGGAAAAGACCCCCTGGCTCATAGAGAAGGGGAAAAGGGATGGATC GTTGCCGGACTTTGTGGCGCCCAAGAAACCCTACAGCTTCTTCGCCATGCTCAACGACATCCTCGTATTCGCTTCAGGAACCCTCGTAGACAACGGGAGGTTGTCATTCTGGATGCCAACTgccaacgacgaggagcaagAGATACCCGTGCCGACGCACCCATGCCTCGAAGTAGTGGCTGTATGTGTCCAGGTGTTCAATAAAT GGTCCAGGCGACTCATTACCTACCGGCGCATACCCGACAACGAGGTGATACCATTGGCACTCGAGGCATACAACGCCAAGAGCAAGGCCGAATCAATCGGCACAACCGCTGACGAGCTGAACCCGTTTCGGCGTGGTTACTTTAGGAAGTTCGAGGCGAGTGAGTAG
- a CDS encoding tRNA (guanine(10)-N(2))-methyltransferase (EggNog:ENOG503NW55~COG:L): MEFIIKFAQTHETFRLAEIEALAITEGVDLTVIEYSDQSPLCLVSLPSVEAARKLIRRSILAQSIHEFWAKGDTLSTLHESVKLRTSHLWPQYKEPTFKFDVEYFQGARTAAQRLAIINSFDYLPFDGPIRMKDPEHTFTVFEIWPFDSVPLGIDKPDMVYFGRFVGASSRDVILKFDLKKRGYISTTSMDSELSLVTANIALASPGKLFYDPFVGTGSFPVACAYFGAIGWGSDIDGRSFRGMGGHKSLRGNFEQYGLQSCLGDVFAADLMNSPIQMGRRIWDGIVCDPPYGVREGLRVLGLRDPEKTPWLIEKGKRDGS, from the exons ATGGAGTTCATCATAAAGTTCGCGCAGACACACGAGACGTTTCGGCTGGCTGAGATCGAGGCCCTCGCTATCACTGAGGGTGTCGACCTGACGGTCATCGAGTACAGTGACCAG TCACCACTATGCCTGGTTTCGCTTCCCTCGGTCGAGGCAGCGCGAAAACTCATCAGGCGGTCCATCCTTGCCCAGTCAATCCATGAGTTCTGGGCCAAAGGTGACACCCTTTCCACCCTCCATGAGTCTGTCAAGCTGCGGACATCCCATCTCTGGCCACAGTACAAGGAGCCCACCTTCAAATTCGACGTCGAGTACTTCCAGGGAgcgcgcaccgccgcccagcggTTGGCCATCATCAACTCCTTCGACTACCTGCCCTTTGACGGGCCCATACGCATGAAAGACCCGGAGCATACCTTCACCGTCTTTGAGATCTGGCCCTTCGACAGTGTTCCCCTGGGCATCGACAAGCCGGACATGGTATACTTTGGCCGCTTCGTGGGTGCCTCGTCACGCGACGTCATCCTCAAATTTGACCTGAAAAAACGTGGGTACATATCTACCACCAGCATGGACTCCGAGCTATCACTAGTCACCGCGAACATCGCATTGGCCTCGCCAGGAAAGCTCTTCTATGATCCCTTCGTCGGTACAGGCTCATTTCCTGTCGCATGCGCGTACTTTGGCGCCATAGGATGGGGCAGCGACATTGACGGACGCAGCTtccgcggcatgggcggTCACAAAAGCTTGCGCGGAAATTTCGAGCAGTACGGCCTCCAGTCATGCCTGGGCGATGTCTTTGCCGCAGATCTGATGAACTCGCCCATTCAGATGGGCCGGAGGATCTGGGATGGAATTGTGTGCGACCCTCCCTACGGGGTGCGAGAAGGCCTGAGGGTCCTCGGCCTTAGAGACCCGGAAAAGACCCCCTGGCTCATAGAGAAGGGGAAAAGGGATGGATCGTAA
- a CDS encoding Ribonuclease P (COG:S~EggNog:ENOG503Q6XX) encodes MFPNATPSVYQSSACFVTYGTMGHVDPKQPPYRSRPWTDIASQEFISKVDLVVPQQYYDALHETLTQDSRQPRYSRVTMALGQVLQGSFFTNYVKTGDALMLSNGRGNGDRFTLQKGILKLYLERESFERAGMEGKPHGAKGNRGDKPRWIVSTDLTAPSMVPGKRGFERLHRACENVFNTPVQWLFCRTTQSVVNPDPLDEFQPVRLSAQPFVAKGFEVMDIKMEIPPSTLSNGDRQALEGAAADLYEWLCLVRLQSPRTAIDDKIDPYLSRYKAPAGDVGTTHGSINVCLIRWQGLISPHWFRGLVTDVIGVRAPAQWFSASATGFANDIAGTGNDLTLLCPSKSKGEYLMVATKNSD; translated from the exons ATGTTTCCCAACGCTACACCGTCCGTTTACCAGTCCTCGGCGTGCTTCGTCACGTACGGGACGATGGGCCACGTCGACCCGAAGCAGCCGCCTTACAGAAGCAGACCCTGGACGGATATCGCATCACAGGAGTTTATCAGCAAG gtcgacctcgtcgtacCCCAGCAGTACTACGATGCGCTACATGAGACGCTCACCCAAGACAGTCGGCAGCCGCGCTACTCGCGAGTGACCATGGCCTTGGGACAGGTGCTTCAGGGGTCCTTCTTCACGAATTACGTCAAAACGG GCGACGCCCTGATGCTATCGAATGGCCGAGGCAACGGTGATAGATTCACGCTACAGAAAG GGATACTGAAGCTGTACCTTGAACGGGAAAGCTTTGAACGCGCTGGCATGGAAGGCAAACCGCATGGCGCCAAGGGCAATCGCGGAGACAAGCCGAGATGGA TTGTGTCTACGGATCTCACCGCACCATCCATGGTTCCTGGGAAAAGGGGCTTCGAGCGATTGCACCGAGCCTGTGAGAATGTCTTCAACACGCCCGTGCAGTGGTTGTTTTGCAGGACAACGCAGTCAG TCGTCAATCCTGATCCTTTGGATGAGTTCCAGCCGGTCCGCCTTTCTGCCCAGCCGTTCGTTGCCAAGGGCTTTGAAGTTATGGACATCAAGATGGAGAtaccgccgtcgacgctgtCCAACGGTGACCGCCAAGCACTAGAGGGGGCAGCTGCCGACCTGTACGAATGGCTCTGCCTTGTGAGGCTGCAAAGTCCACGAACGGCGATCGACGACAAGATTGACCCATATCTGTCGCGGTACAAGGCACCAGCCGGCGATGTTGGTACCACCCACGGTAGCATAAACGTCTGCCTGATACGCTGGCAGGGCCTTATCTCCCCACACTGGTTTCGGGGGTTGGTTACCGATGTTATTGGGGTACGCGCCCCAGCACAATGGTTCTCTGCCAGCGCCACAGGATTCGCCAACGATATCGCAGGGACTGGCAACGACTTGACGCTACTCTGCCCCTCCAAGTCAAAGGGCGAGTACCTCATGGTGGCCACGAAGAACTCGGATTGA
- a CDS encoding uncharacterized protein (BUSCO:EOG092648U2~EggNog:ENOG503NV7N~COG:U), producing MPTPSPNPPPGPSSPPPYAFSTCPDDVQQSPQPTRQSHVATEATEAGALQLEHGSSTDGSSPSSSTARASGDDIASTEALMLGSGASVEPSSRATTVSPGPHSSITGVTSPVLSAPDGDLPKRPGIAPDGPLSHMNAAPVARSRPSPNSTSSPSLSRDLDPADSILYEDGDDRFSSPSMGPDVPNLRAIPTLPSSYLRPGSKFHGTQQSERQVYDVQVEIKHVDMRESFLCGYLRIQGLTEDHPTLTTFFEGEIIGSKYGFETLHEDWGANYKTDMSHWGKFSAFRPLHKQARKGRVAIHDVAQRENIFMRWKEHFLVPDHRVRTITGASFEGFYYICFNQLKGEVSGIYFHSKSEKFQQLELKHVPDRGCFSATEFR from the exons atgccgacgccgtctcccaacccgccgcccgggccttcctcgcctccgccgtATGCCTTCTCGACCTgccccgacgacgtccaACAATCTCCTCAACCCACCCGCCAATCCCACGTCGCCACCGAGGCGACCGAGGCCGGTGCCCTGCAGCTCGAGCACGGCTCATCCACGGATGggtcatcgccgtcatctTCGACTGCCCGGGCTAGCGGCGACGATATAGCTTCCACCGAAGCTCTGATGCTCGGTAGCGGAGCGTCGGTAGAACCTTCATCAAGAGCTACCACCGTCTCCCCTGGTCCACACTCCAGCATCACTGGCGTCACTTCTCCTGTCCTGAGCGCGCCAGATGGTGACCTTCCCAAGCGCCCCGGCATCGCCCCGGATGGGCCCTTGAGCCACATGAACGCCGCTCCAGTGGCGCGATCTCGACCATCGCCCAACAGTACCTCGAGCCCGTCCCTGTCCCGCGATCTTGACCCTGCCGACTCAATACTAtacgaggacggcgatgatCGATTCTCCTCCCCTTCTATGGGCCCTGATGTGCCCAATCTCCGT GCAATCCCGACCCTCCCATCCTCCTATCTGCGTCCCGGTAGCAAGTTCCATGGCACACAACAGTCCGAGAGACAGGTGTACGATGTTCAGGTCGAGATCAAGCACGTCGATATGCGAGAGTCGTTTTTGTGCGGTTATCTACGCATTCAGG GCCTCACTGAGGATCATCCAACGCTCACAACATTCTTCGAGGGTGAGATCATTGGCTCCAAGTATGGTTTCGAAACGCTGCACGAAGACTGGGGCGCCAACTACAAGACGGACATGAGCCACTGGGGCAAGTTCAGCGCCTTCAGACCACTTCATAAGCAAGCTCGGAAGGGACGCGTCGCCATCCATGACGTCGCGCAGAGAGAGAATATCTTCATGCGCTGGAAAGAGCACTTCCTCGTTCCCGACCACCGCGTGCGAACCATTACGGGAGCGAGTTTTGAGGGTTTCTATTACATTTGCTTCAATCAACTCAAGGGGGAGGTTAGCGGGATATACTTTCATTCGAAAAGCGAGAA ATTTCAGCAGCTGGAGTTGAAGCACGTCCCGGACCGTGGCTGCTTCAGCGCAACGGAGTTCCGGTGA
- a CDS encoding uncharacterized protein (COG:S~EggNog:ENOG503Q39N~BUSCO:EOG09265313): MMQSSFITYTRTKHQLAPMAPTQNPFLLAADNSPALLPLLRANRSLASAQDDHGYSLVHAAASYNHLDLLYALVRELKVDVNLKDEDDETALFVVETVDAARVLVEELSADLYHRGSEGLTAREKIESEGDFPDVARYLGSLESRDADSDIASVAANAIPDVIRQPPEGLEVTVGTMDRAEDIPSEVDPEFRRRIEELAQRPDFDAPSGQADLRKLVEDAILDQKIGEERNVRPKHG, translated from the coding sequence ATGATGCAGTCCTCCTTCATTACCTACACCCGCACAAAGCACCAGCTCGCCCCCATGGCTCCGACCCAAAACCCCTTTCTTCTTGCCGCTGACAACAGCCCTGCGCTGTTGCCCCTGCTCCGAGCGAATCGCAGTCTGGCTTCGGCGCAAGACGATCACGGCTACTCACTCGTccacgctgccgccagcTACAACCACCTCGACCTGCTTTATGCTCTTGTGCGAGAGCTCAAAGTCGATGTCAacctcaaggacgaggacgatgaaACGGCTCTGTTTGTTGTGGAAACGGTCGATGCAGCCCGCGTCCTCGTGGAAGAGCTTTCGGCAGACCTCTACCATCGCGGTTCCGAAGGCCTGACAGCAAGAGAAAAGATCGAGTCCGAGGGGGACTTCCCTGACGTCGCCCGCTATCTAGGCTCCCTCGAGAGCAGGGACGCCGACAGCGACATAGCTTCCGtggccgccaacgccattCCTGACGTCATACGACAACCCCCCGAGGGCCTAGAGGTGACCGTTGGAACCATGGACCGGGCGGAGGATATCCCCAGCGAGGTCGACCCAGAATTTCGCAGAcgcatcgaggagctcgcccagcgcccgGATTTCGATGCCCCAAGTGGCCAGGCCGACTTACGCAAGCTAGTCGAGGATGCGATCTTGGATCAAAAAATTGGCGAGGAACGAAACGTGCGCCCCAAGCATGGCTGA
- the MNH1 gene encoding Protein mago nashi (COG:A~EggNog:ENOG503P00Z) — MPATNEPFYIRYYSGHMGRFGHEFLEFDFRVVGDGRSAVARYANNSNYRNDSLIRKEMCVSSIIVDEIKRIITSSEIIKEDDSKWPQKNKDGRQELEIRLGNEHISFETAKIGSLVDVTESADPEGLRVFYYLVQDLKALVFSLIALHFKIKPI; from the exons ATGCCTGCGACAAACGAACCGTTCTACATCCGATACTA TTCGGGGCACATGGGTCGTTTCGGCCATGAGTTTCTCG AATTCGACTTTCGCGTTGTGGGAGACGGCCGTAGCGCTGTCGCAAGATATGCAAACAACTCCAACTACCGCAATGACAGCTTGATTAGGAAAGAGA TGTGCGTCAGTTCTATCATAGTCGACGAGATCAAGCGCATCATTACGTCGAGCGAGATCATTAA GGAAGACGATTCGAAGTGGCCGCAGAAGAACAAAGATGGGCGGCAGGAGCTGGAGATTCGACTGGGAAATGAGCATATATCCTTTGAG ACGGCCAAGATAGGCTCGCTCGTAGATGTGACCGAATCCGCCGACCCTGAAGGCCTTCGCGTGTTCTACTACCTCGTGCAAGACCTGAAAGCACTTGTTTTCAGCTTGATTGCATTGCACTTCAAGATCAAGCCTATTTAG